In one Thermodesulfobacteriota bacterium genomic region, the following are encoded:
- a CDS encoding inositol monophosphatase family protein: MINLMGIVEDMIYKRISKNDGRFLRGAMSIAKKAGQKLLESYRSEEPVERGTVKELKTIYDETADKIIRESIEKNFPDHSYVTEETGFIAKQKDYLWIIDPLDGTGNFANHNPLFAISISLWVNGAPLLGVIEAPMLSERFVAIREKGAYHYDLFRRTLKMVNVSKNNMLERAYVLYCEGGETDKARVLNIIKGVYLDVKDARKLGSAAIELAYVGMGRSDCYITTRISLWDIAAGVLFVKEAGGDILHFDGVPYQWSEFDAIKSYDLIASNGKIKIGF, encoded by the coding sequence ATGATAAACCTCATGGGAATTGTGGAAGACATGATTTACAAAAGGATTTCGAAAAATGACGGGAGATTTTTAAGGGGAGCTATGTCAATCGCTAAAAAGGCCGGACAAAAGCTCCTTGAATCTTACAGGAGTGAGGAGCCTGTCGAGAGGGGAACCGTAAAGGAATTAAAGACCATTTATGATGAAACTGCGGATAAAATCATTAGGGAGTCGATTGAAAAAAATTTCCCAGATCATTCTTATGTCACCGAAGAGACCGGATTTATAGCGAAGCAAAAGGACTACCTTTGGATTATTGATCCATTAGATGGAACGGGTAATTTTGCTAATCACAACCCTTTGTTCGCAATATCGATTTCCCTATGGGTAAATGGCGCGCCTTTGTTAGGTGTCATTGAGGCCCCGATGTTATCTGAAAGATTTGTGGCTATCAGGGAGAAAGGCGCATATCACTATGATCTTTTCAGACGCACATTGAAAATGGTTAATGTCTCCAAAAATAATATGCTTGAGCGAGCCTATGTTTTGTATTGTGAAGGGGGTGAAACGGATAAGGCGCGTGTATTAAACATAATTAAAGGCGTTTATCTCGATGTTAAAGATGCTCGTAAGCTTGGCTCAGCGGCAATTGAGCTTGCTTACGTGGGTATGGGAAGATCGGATTGCTATATTACTACGCGAATCTCTCTCTGGGATATAGCCGCCGGAGTGCTATTTGTAAAGGAAGCCGGTGGCGACATTTTACATTTTGACGGTGTCCCCTATCAATGGTCCGAGTTTGACGCAATTAAAAGTTATGACCTCATCGCCTCTAATGGGAAGATAAAGATTGGGTTCTGA
- the der gene encoding ribosome biogenesis GTPase Der, with the protein MKQNSISRKRPLIAIVGRPNVGKSSLFNRLIGWRKAIVEDIPGVTRDRNYAKALWRGVEFELVDTGGFEPKTDDLHLSLAKGQIRKAIEEADLIIFLLDGQTGVMPQDREILDMLRKSDKDVISVINKIDHEKHEIRAVEFHSLGIDDVITISAEHGRKIDELLDAILEKIPLVEYRSDHIIEKQEIRVAVIGKPNVGKSTLINRIIGEERLLTSPLPGTTRDSVDTILDERGKKYILIDTAGIRRRSKITSSVERFSVMRAIKSIERTDIVLHMIDAQDGPTHQDARLSELIKDKGKGCIILLNKWDLVPRDVSEIPGIQEIVREKLKATDFAPVILVSALTGKNVNKIFEKVDLVYDNLYRRLTTKVLNNLLNRITSINPLPHYQGREIKFYYISQPMSNPPTYVIFTNSLKGVPDNYVRYLENKFRAELPLEGVPVKFIFRARRSRYKQFSQ; encoded by the coding sequence ATGAAACAAAATTCTATTTCGAGAAAAAGACCACTTATCGCAATAGTTGGAAGACCTAACGTAGGTAAATCCTCACTTTTTAATAGACTAATCGGGTGGAGAAAGGCGATAGTCGAGGATATTCCGGGTGTTACGAGAGATCGGAATTATGCGAAAGCACTATGGAGAGGGGTAGAGTTTGAGCTCGTTGATACAGGTGGGTTTGAACCCAAGACCGATGATCTGCATCTTTCCCTAGCTAAGGGTCAAATTCGAAAAGCCATTGAAGAAGCCGACTTGATAATCTTCCTTCTCGATGGTCAGACCGGTGTAATGCCTCAGGACAGAGAGATCTTAGATATGCTAAGGAAATCAGATAAAGATGTAATAAGTGTTATAAATAAAATAGACCACGAGAAACACGAAATCAGGGCAGTCGAATTTCATTCATTGGGAATTGATGACGTTATCACTATTTCCGCGGAACATGGCAGGAAAATCGACGAACTCTTAGACGCAATTCTGGAAAAGATACCTTTAGTTGAATATAGGAGTGATCATATCATCGAAAAACAAGAGATACGGGTCGCTGTAATAGGGAAACCGAACGTTGGCAAATCCACCCTTATAAATCGGATCATCGGAGAGGAACGATTGCTGACAAGTCCTCTGCCTGGAACTACGAGAGACTCGGTGGATACTATCCTGGATGAAAGGGGGAAGAAATATATCCTTATTGATACAGCAGGGATTAGAAGGAGGTCGAAAATCACTTCTTCGGTGGAAAGATTCAGTGTAATGAGGGCGATAAAATCTATAGAGAGAACAGACATAGTTTTGCATATGATAGACGCTCAGGATGGCCCAACACACCAAGATGCCAGACTCTCGGAACTAATAAAAGATAAGGGCAAGGGATGTATAATTTTGCTAAATAAATGGGATCTTGTGCCCAGAGACGTTTCTGAAATACCAGGCATACAGGAAATTGTGAGAGAGAAGCTGAAAGCAACAGACTTCGCGCCCGTGATACTGGTTTCAGCCCTAACTGGGAAAAACGTGAATAAGATTTTTGAGAAGGTTGATTTAGTCTACGACAACCTATACCGGAGGCTCACCACCAAGGTGCTAAATAATTTACTTAACAGGATCACTTCTATCAATCCTCTTCCTCATTATCAGGGAAGAGAAATCAAATTCTATTATATATCCCAGCCGATGAGCAATCCTCCCACATATGTAATATTTACCAACTCCCTCAAGGGAGTACCCGACAATTATGTGAGATATCTGGAAAATAAATTTCGCGCTGAGTTACCACTTGAGGGGGTGCCAGTGAAGTTCATCTTCAGGGCAAGGAGAAGCAGATATAAACAATTTTCACAGTAA
- a CDS encoding glycosyltransferase family 4 protein, whose protein sequence is MNTLPKVLFINHSVRDGGPGRSLYYILKYIDKTKVTPYVLVPKHDVFSDLLRNVGLADNIIIDRRFPENILRPRFEEDKQFRERDGSRLYQGTLKVISVTLNVLDLISLIVTSPFSKTFRDADIIYCNGTLAKITGSLIGLFNRRQAIWHVRNVQQTKTLWATINFLSLLPVVKKIICVSTAAANQFRYSKGKISVIHNGIDTEEYDPGSSVGTLRREYDIKKGTVIVGSIGRIVPRKGYEFLIKAASAVCNELGDENPAVKFVVVGDTPHFFRNDHLYYIRGLVRKYGLEDYFIFTGYKTDIRPYLKDFDIFVIPSNYPDPFPRTVIEAMSFAIPVVGFRVGGIVESVANHETGLLSDPGNTMDMGKNISDLILDKALRKKMGFAGRKRVIELFSAKERSKETEKNILDLLENTD, encoded by the coding sequence ATGAACACATTGCCAAAGGTTCTCTTTATAAACCACTCGGTAAGAGATGGAGGCCCGGGAAGAAGCCTTTATTATATCCTGAAGTATATTGATAAAACAAAAGTAACCCCATACGTACTCGTCCCGAAGCATGACGTCTTTTCAGACCTTCTTAGAAATGTCGGACTAGCCGACAATATAATAATCGACCGCAGGTTCCCGGAAAACATATTGAGGCCGCGATTCGAAGAAGATAAGCAGTTCAGGGAAAGGGATGGTTCAAGATTATATCAGGGAACGTTGAAAGTCATATCTGTTACCTTAAATGTATTAGATCTAATATCCCTCATAGTAACCTCTCCGTTTTCAAAGACCTTCAGAGATGCAGATATAATATACTGCAACGGAACATTGGCTAAGATAACAGGCTCACTTATCGGCCTATTTAACCGGCGGCAGGCTATCTGGCACGTAAGAAATGTACAACAAACAAAAACACTCTGGGCTACTATCAACTTTCTATCTTTACTGCCCGTGGTGAAAAAGATTATTTGTGTCTCAACTGCGGCAGCGAACCAGTTTCGTTACAGCAAAGGCAAGATATCGGTCATTCATAATGGCATTGACACAGAAGAATACGATCCCGGAAGTTCTGTTGGAACATTACGGAGAGAATACGATATCAAAAAGGGTACTGTGATCGTGGGTAGTATCGGAAGGATTGTTCCAAGGAAAGGTTATGAATTTCTGATCAAAGCCGCGAGTGCAGTTTGCAATGAGCTCGGCGATGAAAACCCTGCCGTTAAATTTGTGGTGGTTGGGGATACACCCCATTTCTTTCGAAATGATCATCTCTATTATATAAGAGGGTTGGTACGTAAGTATGGCCTAGAGGACTACTTCATATTTACAGGTTACAAGACTGACATACGACCCTATCTAAAAGATTTTGACATTTTTGTTATACCATCGAATTATCCAGACCCTTTTCCTCGCACGGTGATAGAAGCAATGTCTTTTGCAATTCCGGTTGTGGGTTTCAGGGTAGGGGGGATAGTAGAATCTGTCGCGAATCATGAAACTGGTCTCTTGAGCGATCCTGGAAATACCATGGATATGGGTAAAAATATTTCAGATCTCATTCTTGATAAAGCGCTCAGAAAAAAAATGGGGTTTGCGGGCAGGAAAAGGGTCATTGAGCTATTTTCTGCAAAAGAGAGGTCGAAAGAAACTGAAAAGAACATTCTTGATCTATTAGAAAATACTGACTGA
- a CDS encoding polyhydroxyalkanoate synthesis regulator DNA-binding domain-containing protein, whose amino-acid sequence MEERLSGQVVIKKYSNRRLYDTKHKKYVTLDEIGALIREGDEIKVIDTQTGEDISKLILIQVVLESEKNKEDILPASFLHMLIKYGNKIARDFIENSFLMMFQPYLSFQDSLKKNMRLWKDTGLMPPGLEMPFPSEGQDVMPGGKYDYEPASPPEVEEPQPSSLELDALRQKLKELDNKIQKLNRSHRVKSKKRVHRSKPSNPSNP is encoded by the coding sequence ATGGAAGAAAGATTATCGGGACAGGTTGTAATTAAAAAATATAGTAACAGACGCCTCTACGATACCAAACACAAAAAATATGTTACCTTAGACGAAATAGGTGCCCTTATTCGCGAGGGTGACGAGATCAAGGTGATTGACACTCAGACAGGAGAAGATATATCGAAGCTGATTTTGATTCAGGTGGTTTTGGAAAGCGAAAAAAACAAAGAAGATATACTTCCGGCATCCTTCCTGCACATGCTTATAAAATATGGCAATAAGATCGCAAGAGACTTTATTGAGAACTCATTCCTCATGATGTTTCAGCCCTATTTATCTTTTCAAGATAGTTTAAAAAAGAACATGCGTTTGTGGAAAGACACGGGGTTAATGCCACCGGGGCTCGAGATGCCTTTTCCCTCTGAAGGCCAGGATGTAATGCCAGGAGGAAAATATGATTATGAACCTGCGTCTCCCCCTGAGGTAGAGGAACCACAGCCTTCATCTTTGGAGCTCGATGCACTGCGACAAAAGCTAAAGGAACTCGATAACAAAATTCAAAAGTTGAATAGAAGTCATCGGGTTAAGTCAAAGAAAAGAGTCCATCGCTCAAAACCTAGTAACCCTTCAAATCCCTAA
- a CDS encoding branched-chain amino acid transaminase, translating into MSHKGHTIWFDGKLVPWDQADIHVLTHTLHYGLGVFEGIRAYKCQDNRPAIFRLTEHIDRLFSSAHIAQIAIPFSKKEIRDAIFELLIKNKLQEGYIRPIVFIGSGIMGVHPGKNPVRVAIAAYPWGAYFGGDGVTKGIKAKISSYTRMNVNSFMTKAKISGNYANSVLAKLEVTSLGFDEAIMLDNEGYVAEGSGENIFIVRNGRLKTPPLTSILEGITRNCVIEIAYDEGFEIETERFTRDELYIADEAFLTGTAAEITPLREVDGRKIGNGKPGRITRKLQSRFFDIIRGKDKKFFKWLEFLNQ; encoded by the coding sequence ATGTCCCATAAGGGTCATACGATTTGGTTTGATGGGAAACTTGTACCATGGGACCAAGCAGATATACATGTACTTACTCATACGCTCCATTACGGGTTGGGCGTATTTGAAGGAATAAGAGCTTATAAATGTCAGGATAACCGGCCCGCAATATTCCGGTTGACTGAACATATAGACAGGCTTTTTTCGTCTGCGCATATCGCACAAATAGCCATACCCTTCTCGAAAAAGGAAATAAGGGATGCCATATTTGAACTACTCATAAAAAACAAGCTGCAAGAGGGTTACATAAGACCAATTGTTTTCATTGGTTCAGGAATTATGGGAGTACACCCTGGGAAAAACCCGGTGCGTGTCGCTATCGCTGCATACCCGTGGGGCGCGTATTTCGGTGGCGACGGCGTAACAAAGGGCATAAAAGCCAAGATCTCCTCGTATACCAGAATGAACGTAAACTCATTCATGACCAAGGCGAAAATTAGTGGAAACTATGCTAATTCGGTCTTGGCGAAGCTCGAGGTTACATCCCTGGGTTTCGATGAAGCTATAATGCTGGATAACGAAGGTTATGTAGCAGAGGGTAGCGGTGAAAATATATTCATTGTGAGAAATGGCAGATTGAAAACTCCTCCTCTCACATCAATACTCGAGGGAATTACGAGAAATTGTGTGATAGAGATCGCATACGATGAGGGATTTGAGATCGAGACTGAGAGATTCACGAGAGATGAACTATATATTGCCGACGAGGCATTTCTCACCGGAACAGCAGCAGAAATCACTCCCTTACGAGAGGTTGATGGGAGAAAAATAGGGAATGGTAAACCCGGAAGGATCACGAGGAAACTGCAATCCAGATTTTTTGATATTATTCGAGGCAAGGATAAAAAGTTTTTTAAATGGCTGGAATTTCTAAATCAATGA
- the sppA gene encoding signal peptide peptidase SppA — MLQRIIDSINRYNLIEIELEGELSEEEEKSLIPFYPRKKKLTIWDLERIFDHASKSQSVKGVLLIIRNLKIGLARAGGIRRNIHELRESGKRAFVYLESGGNIEYLISSAAEVIFFSPWSTLNLIGLKAEVSFLKGTFDRLGIEAQFRGLGEYKSATETFTRTSMSEPHKEMLASILDDFYAQFIESISHGRGTKENSIRELVDRGPFTAEDALEKGLIDGIGYQDDCERKIQESLTIQLRKISALSLLRVINFKDLIRRVVAKIKGKSQVIAILSDSGMISHGSSKGTGVAKILGSQTIISLLNNLAKDDDVKAIILRILTPGGSGIASDLICHQLKVIAEKKPIVVSMSDVAASGGYLVGLGADKIVAEPFTLTGSIGIISGKFNLQNLYNKLGVVKESIIRGKSALMFSSSRGFTKTEEENLLKMMKSLYNRFVERVAIEREKDFETAESLSRGRVWTGRQAKKHGLIDELGGIRLAIEVAKREAGIPETISPVVKFISKPKGLQFDPFAKSVALKEQFETLIELITELDGETAITLMPYWIKIR; from the coding sequence ATGTTGCAGAGAATAATTGACTCAATTAATAGATATAACCTTATTGAAATAGAACTTGAAGGTGAATTGTCCGAAGAAGAAGAAAAATCCTTAATACCATTTTATCCAAGAAAGAAAAAGCTCACCATATGGGATTTAGAGAGAATATTTGATCATGCATCAAAAAGCCAAAGCGTTAAAGGTGTCTTGCTGATAATTAGGAATCTTAAGATCGGTTTGGCAAGGGCAGGGGGAATTAGAAGAAATATACACGAATTAAGAGAAAGCGGGAAAAGGGCTTTTGTCTATCTAGAATCCGGCGGAAATATTGAATACTTGATCAGCTCGGCCGCCGAAGTGATTTTCTTTTCGCCATGGTCAACACTGAATTTAATAGGTCTCAAAGCGGAAGTTTCGTTTTTGAAAGGCACGTTCGATAGACTCGGTATAGAGGCGCAGTTCAGGGGGCTCGGCGAGTATAAAAGCGCAACTGAAACATTTACGAGAACCAGTATGTCAGAGCCCCATAAAGAAATGCTTGCTTCAATTCTTGACGATTTTTATGCGCAGTTTATTGAAAGTATATCTCATGGTAGAGGAACCAAAGAAAATTCAATAAGAGAGTTGGTGGACAGAGGTCCTTTCACCGCAGAGGATGCGCTTGAAAAGGGACTCATTGACGGGATTGGTTATCAAGATGATTGTGAAAGGAAAATACAGGAATCACTAACCATTCAACTAAGAAAAATAAGTGCCTTAAGTTTATTGAGAGTTATTAATTTTAAGGATTTAATCCGACGTGTTGTTGCAAAGATTAAGGGTAAATCACAGGTCATCGCAATTTTATCCGATTCAGGGATGATTTCTCATGGATCGAGCAAAGGCACGGGAGTGGCAAAGATACTGGGTTCCCAAACAATCATTAGCCTCCTAAATAATCTAGCCAAAGACGACGATGTAAAGGCAATTATTTTAAGGATTCTCACACCAGGGGGTTCTGGCATAGCCTCTGATTTGATATGTCACCAACTTAAAGTCATCGCGGAAAAGAAACCAATCGTTGTCTCAATGTCTGACGTAGCCGCGTCAGGCGGTTATCTCGTTGGATTAGGAGCTGATAAAATAGTGGCCGAGCCATTCACGCTAACCGGATCAATTGGGATAATATCGGGAAAATTCAACCTACAGAATCTCTACAACAAACTCGGAGTAGTAAAGGAATCTATCATACGCGGCAAGAGTGCCCTGATGTTTTCCAGTTCCAGAGGTTTTACAAAGACTGAAGAAGAGAATCTATTAAAAATGATGAAATCTCTCTATAATCGGTTTGTCGAAAGGGTTGCAATCGAGAGAGAAAAGGATTTTGAAACAGCTGAAAGCCTGTCACGGGGAAGAGTTTGGACAGGGAGGCAGGCGAAAAAACACGGTCTCATAGACGAGCTTGGCGGCATAAGATTAGCTATCGAAGTGGCGAAGAGGGAGGCTGGTATACCCGAAACTATTTCCCCGGTTGTGAAGTTTATTTCAAAGCCAAAAGGACTTCAATTTGATCCTTTCGCAAAGAGTGTTGCATTGAAAGAGCAATTCGAAACACTAATCGAATTGATAACGGAATTAGACGGTGAAACTGCTATAACCCTGATGCCATACTGGATTAAAATCAGATAG
- a CDS encoding leucyl aminopeptidase, whose protein sequence is MDFKFSKGDPLEAKCDVLVFGKFENERIAGLIKKADKALENVLDRTFEQEKFKGEIGKSVMINTLGKIQADRILIVGLGKRSKFSLDVLRKVGIHTAKRTNSLSQRTTFALEIAGNRGNFSALSEGMILGCYNFNKYKTKDKSSNGDRIVEFVTDKVKEKMFSDEIEYAKTIAEATNFTRDLVNEPPFALTPKRLAEIAAEIANDGKLGCKIFDTKEIEKRGMGGLMAVSKGSDEPPKFIHLTFDPTRTPKKTVAIVGKGITFDSGGLCIKPSDSMRTMKMDMSGAACILGVMKALPRLNPPVKVHGLISTTENMPGGKAYKPDDIIRALDGKTIEVVNTDAEGRIVLADALCYAVQLKVKEIVDLATLTGACIVGLGNYTAGVMGNNQSLINRILAAANLAGEKVWQLPLDEELRTEIDSDVADVKNVGSRWGGAITAAMFLEKFVGDTPWAHIDIAGPAYLEKGGDWYPKGGTGFGVRTVIHYLLGR, encoded by the coding sequence TTGGACTTTAAGTTTAGTAAAGGTGATCCACTAGAAGCGAAATGCGACGTGTTGGTGTTCGGAAAGTTCGAAAATGAGAGGATTGCAGGGCTGATTAAAAAAGCGGATAAGGCCCTGGAGAATGTGCTAGATCGTACCTTCGAGCAAGAAAAGTTCAAAGGCGAAATCGGAAAGAGCGTCATGATAAATACTCTAGGCAAAATACAGGCTGACCGAATACTGATAGTCGGCCTCGGGAAAAGGTCTAAATTCAGTCTCGATGTTTTAAGGAAAGTGGGGATTCACACTGCAAAAAGAACTAACTCACTTTCCCAAAGAACAACGTTTGCTCTTGAAATCGCGGGAAATAGGGGAAATTTCTCGGCACTTTCTGAGGGAATGATACTTGGATGCTATAACTTCAATAAATATAAGACAAAAGATAAAAGTTCTAATGGAGATAGGATAGTAGAGTTCGTCACCGATAAGGTGAAGGAGAAAATGTTCAGCGATGAGATTGAATACGCAAAAACCATTGCAGAAGCAACCAATTTCACGAGAGATTTGGTAAATGAACCTCCCTTTGCCCTGACGCCAAAAAGGCTCGCTGAGATTGCAGCAGAGATTGCAAATGACGGAAAACTCGGATGTAAGATTTTCGATACAAAGGAGATTGAAAAAAGGGGAATGGGGGGTCTAATGGCAGTCTCAAAAGGAAGCGATGAGCCTCCAAAGTTTATACATTTAACATTTGACCCGACAAGAACGCCAAAAAAAACAGTTGCAATTGTAGGTAAGGGAATTACCTTCGATTCAGGTGGCCTTTGTATAAAACCTAGCGACAGCATGCGAACAATGAAGATGGACATGAGTGGAGCGGCCTGCATTCTGGGAGTCATGAAGGCACTTCCAAGGCTAAATCCCCCTGTAAAAGTCCATGGGCTCATCTCTACAACTGAAAACATGCCTGGAGGAAAGGCCTATAAACCGGACGACATAATCCGCGCACTTGACGGGAAGACAATAGAGGTAGTCAACACAGATGCAGAAGGCAGAATTGTTCTAGCTGATGCCCTTTGTTATGCCGTTCAACTAAAGGTGAAAGAAATAGTAGATCTTGCAACCCTTACCGGGGCATGCATAGTGGGACTGGGGAACTATACTGCGGGTGTAATGGGTAATAATCAATCATTAATAAATAGGATTCTCGCTGCTGCAAACCTGGCGGGTGAAAAGGTATGGCAACTTCCACTGGATGAAGAACTCAGAACGGAGATTGATAGTGATGTTGCGGATGTTAAAAATGTTGGCAGTCGATGGGGAGGTGCGATTACCGCAGCAATGTTCTTAGAGAAGTTTGTCGGTGATACCCCGTGGGCGCACATCGACATTGCCGGACCAGCTTATTTAGAGAAGGGTGGCGATTGGTATCCTAAGGGTGGAACCGGGTTCGGGGTAAGAACGGTTATACATTACCTGCTTGGACGATAA